A stretch of the Aegilops tauschii subsp. strangulata cultivar AL8/78 chromosome 4, Aet v6.0, whole genome shotgun sequence genome encodes the following:
- the LOC141021975 gene encoding uncharacterized protein produces the protein MHASEGVDSNGGGGGGDRVVLHGDSSRSQGRGAMDFQSPYVVVLDLSKERAALKTRWLVVGLFFSLQAFSSEGLFGELRDKWGLRGKMKYTQLKNNRYLLEFEREGDRRFIINNDPWSYKGDAFLMVTADGNTPPGDVEIAHMPIWVKIYDVPLVMLSEPVAWQLGALLGEVLAVGTDSEGNIWGDFLRVRIKHDVDLPLTRDIKTRELGMCEDEVKNLYTLEVKYERLPRFCMYCGRIGHGQRDCKLPEDLQKMRFTAALRGSPLKRKNGRGGYVAPDACSA, from the coding sequence ATGCATGCCTCGGAGGGCGTCGACTCCAACGGGGGCGGTGGTGGTGGCGATCGGGTGGTGCTCCATGGCGACTCGTCCCGCAGCCAGGGACGGGGGGCCATGGATTTCCAATCACCTTATGTGGTGGTGCTGGACCTGTCAAAGGAGAGGGCAGCGCTGAAGACCCGCTGGCTCGTTGTCGGACTGTTCTTCTCCTTACAGGCCTTTAGCTCGGAGGGCCTGTTTGGAGAGCTCAGAGACAAGTGGGGCTTGCGGGGCAAGATGAAGTATACCCAGCTGAAGAACAATAGATACTTGCTCGAATTCGAGCGAGAGGGAGACAGACGCTTCATCATCAACAACGACCCGTGGTCTTACAAGGGTGATGCCTTCCTGATGGTCACCGCAGATGGGAACACGCCACCAGGTGATGTTGAGATCGCCCATATGCCCATCTGGGTTAAGATTTACGATGTTCCTCTAGTCATGCTCTCGGAACCGGTGGCCTGGCAGCTCGGCGCCTTGTTGGGGGAAGTGCTTGCTGTTGGTACTGACAGCGAGGGAAACATATGGGGGGATTTCTTACGAGTTAGGATTAAGCATGATGTAGACCTGCCTCTAACCAGAGACATTAAAACTCGTGAGCTAGGCATGTGTGAGGATGAGGTAAAGAACTTGTACACCCTAGAGGTGAAGTATGAGAGGCTGCCAAGGTTTTGTATGTATTGTGGTAGGATAGGCCACGGACAGCGCGATTGTAAGCTGCCGGAAGACCTCCAAAAGATGAGGTTTACGGCAGCACTGCGCGGATCCCCACTGAAAAGGAAAAATGGCAGGGGAGGGTATGTTGCGCCGGATGCATGCAGTGCATGA